The following are encoded together in the Bradyrhizobium genosp. L genome:
- a CDS encoding GFA family protein: MKHTGNCFCGAVELQVTGQPEAMGYCHCRSCRSWSGGPVNAFSLWKPEAVEVTKGAEHVATFEKTPMSQRKYCGKCGGHLMTNHPTLGLVDVFSATIPTLSFAPGVHVNYAEAVLPIRDGLPKLKDFPAEFGGSGEMMAE, translated from the coding sequence ATGAAGCACACTGGAAACTGCTTTTGCGGAGCCGTCGAGCTGCAAGTCACGGGACAGCCGGAAGCGATGGGCTACTGCCACTGCCGCTCATGCCGCTCCTGGTCGGGCGGTCCGGTGAATGCGTTCAGCCTCTGGAAGCCCGAGGCGGTGGAAGTCACCAAGGGCGCCGAGCACGTCGCGACATTCGAGAAGACGCCGATGAGCCAGCGCAAATATTGCGGCAAGTGCGGCGGTCACCTGATGACCAATCATCCGACGCTCGGACTGGTCGACGTCTTTTCCGCAACGATCCCGACGCTCAGCTTCGCCCCGGGCGTTCACGTCAACTACGCCGAGGCGGTGCTGCCGATCCGCGACGGCCTGCCGAAGCTGAAGGATTTTCCAGCCGAGTTCGGCGGCTCCGGCGAAATGATGGCGGAGTAG
- a CDS encoding DUF6456 domain-containing protein has protein sequence MPRANRRKPYDPGSAHDRRAQDLPYNAQVGTVEVDDPLALEPGDKIVALRSVRNDPLGRLHAHRQIDDSQYRGGRAFQADWERAERGPRAVDTTREYVDGGQWREPITEGQRQATLRLNRAEHELGADGSMLVHEVLILGMTMEQIGQRRGLQTQRWQDYFARRFKECLDRLALIYGFATPPRVPQKQQR, from the coding sequence ATGCCGCGAGCCAATCGCCGGAAGCCTTACGATCCGGGCAGTGCGCACGACCGCCGCGCCCAGGACTTGCCATACAATGCCCAGGTGGGGACCGTCGAAGTCGACGATCCCCTCGCGTTGGAGCCCGGCGACAAGATCGTCGCGCTGCGCTCGGTGCGCAACGATCCGCTCGGGCGGTTGCACGCCCACCGCCAGATCGACGATTCGCAGTATCGCGGCGGCCGCGCCTTCCAGGCCGACTGGGAGCGGGCCGAACGGGGGCCGCGGGCGGTGGATACGACGCGCGAATATGTCGACGGCGGTCAGTGGCGCGAGCCGATCACCGAGGGACAGCGCCAGGCGACGCTCCGCCTCAATCGGGCCGAGCATGAGCTCGGCGCCGACGGGTCGATGCTGGTCCATGAGGTCCTGATCCTCGGCATGACGATGGAGCAGATCGGGCAGCGGCGCGGTCTGCAGACGCAGCGCTGGCAGGACTATTTTGCGCGGCGCTTCAAAGAGTGCCTGGACCGGCTGGCGCTGATATACGGATTTGCGACGCCGCCTCGGGTTCCCCAGAAGCAGCAACGATGA